From Pseudomonas arsenicoxydans:
ATATTTGGCGCTCTCTCACGCTGCATGTCTTCCCTGATCTGGCGACCACCCCAATCTCTGCTATCACTGCCCCTAAAGTCATAAGTTTGCTTCGCCCCCTCGAGACGAAGGGCAGCCTCGAAACCGTTAAACGCCTAACCCAACGCCTCAATGAGATCATGACCTATGGGGTCAATTCGGGATTGCTTCACGCGAATCCACTCAGTGGAATCCGCTCCGTCTTCAAAAAGCCCAAAAAGAAAAACATGGCGGCCCTTGCGCCCGATGAGCTGAAAGAGCTCATGGTGGCAATTGCCAATGCCAGCATAAAAAGAACCACGCGCTGCCTAATTGAGTGGCAACTTCACACCATGACTCGGCCAGCCGAGGCTGCCACTTCCCGCTGGGCTGATATCGACTTCGAAAAGAAAATCTGGACTATACCGGCGGAGCGCATGAAGAAACGTCGGATACACATCATTCCGCTTACGCAACAAGCTTTGGCGCTCTTGGAAGCAGTCAAGCCCTACAGTGGACCTCGAGAGTACGTTTTCCCCGCCGACCGGGAACCTCGCACACACTGCAATAGCCAAACCGCCAACATGGCACTGAAGCGTATGGGGTTCGAGGGGCGTCTAGTAAGTCACGGCATGCGCTCAATGGCGAGTACCATCCTTAATGAGCACGGTTGGGATCCTGAGTTAATCGAGGTTGCGCTAGCCCACGTCGATAAAGATGAGGTACGCAGCGCCTACAACCGAGCAGACTACATCGAGCGCAGACGCCCAATGATGAATTGGTGGAGCGAACACATTCAAGAAGCCGCCACTGGCAGCCTTTCCATCTCGGCGGTTCAAGCAAGCCGAGCCTTGAAAGTCGTATCGATACGCTAGCCAATCAATATTTAGTCACTGGCCGCAACTTTTACAGACAAAGAGGGCTTTTAGCGGGGTACTTAATCCCTTACCCAACGCGAGATCGCCGCGTATACGCCCCCCTAATAGGTCGACTGTTCACTGCTGCGGCAGTGCAATTTTGAAATCGACATTTCAAGAGAATCGGTAGGAGCCGGCTTTTCATGACCGGAGATAATCGGTCAATAGTGGCCATTGCCAAACTCAAAAAAAACACTCAAAAAGCCAAAAGCAACATGAACTAGCAGTAAAAACTGCTCCCACCTCCTAAAAAACGGAGGTGGGTTAATTTGAAGCTAACTTATGAAAGACGGTGGCGCTGGTAGGCCGATCCCAAGATAGTGGCGGACTCCACTTGAAGCTCGAAGTAGTAATGCTCAGAACCGTCAAACCAACCTTCTAATTTGGGAGATCTAGCGACTACATATCCAGCCGGATCGATCCAGATGACTGCGCCGTCGGAAAGTAACGGTGAGACTGCTACGTGCTTAACTACGAACTTGTTAGCTAAACATTCAAGCTCAACGGGAATTTTGACGTCAACCCTTGTAGGAGCAGTTTCCTTTGTACCGCTACGACGTTTCAACCAATCCCGAATCTTCCGTGGGTCTAGAAGGTCGTTACCATCCGCAATTAATGACGCCTCTTTATAGTAAAGCTTAGCGTCAGTTTCCGCTTCTTGGCGGTTCAAGGCGTTCCCCCGCGCCAATAAAAAGGCTGCGACCGGGTCCAGAGTGCCCCAACTCAACAACTCTTTTAACCAAAAAGCGATCCATGGGAGGCCACTGTTTGGCCAGTCATCGATCTCGAGTGCGCGTACGGGTTTTCCGTCAACTGTATCCTCCATCAGGACGCTGATTAACCCTCCCAACCCCCAGTTACTGCGATAGATGAAGTTGTTGTTTGTAAATTTGAACCACTTCGTGATGCTGTCCGGAGGTGGTAGTTGCTTGCGTAGAAGCGTTCCAGGTGTGAGCCACCATTGAAGGACAACTCGCCAACCTACCCCCTTTTTCAATTGAGGTTCAATCTCGAATGCCGGCACTGCAGATAACGACTCAAGAACTTCCGCGATAAAGTCGAACTGGTCCTTTTGGCTGCGTTGAGCGTAATCGGCGCCTGACTGCAGAAACTCCCGGAGCCTATCCGAAATCTTCAGCAGCACTGTCGCCGAACGCGGGGGGAGACTGGTCTTATATATCCTTCGACGTTGCACAGCGTCTGGATAAAGATTGCCGATGGCGAGCCCTCGTGTCAGCCAGCGCTGCTTGAGAATATACTCATTGGCTGAAGCCGCTGCTGCGTACGAGTACCCCCAAATACGGGCTAGCTCGCCTTCAATCTCCGCAGGTTCTAGCTCCGCCGCTTTCAACTGTGCGGCTTCTTCTAGTGCAGAGATCAAGATGGCATCTAGAGGATCGAGAAGTTCAAGAAGCTCCTCAGGGGTGTCCTCATCTTCATTTTCGATCAGCGCCGTACGGGCAAGCCACCCATCGAAGGTTCCGTCTCCGTCAAGCCGGGACCATATATCGTGCAGGACATCTAAAAGGTTTTGAAGCGGACTGTTGGCACTCACCTCTTCAGCATTGGCGCCAGTGACGGCCTTGCTCGAGTCGAGCATTTCGCCAATCAGCTCGTCATAGGCACGTTTCTGGCGGCTCCACGACTCTGCGTCCGGAAGTATCATTAATGCAGCCCCCTCGGTGGAGACGCCTGGTCGACCGGCACGTCCAATCAGGTTCATGAACTCCTGAAGTGACATGCGTTGAGTACCTCGATAAAGGCTCGGGATCAAAACAGTGTTCACTGGAATATTGACGCCTTCGGACAGCGTCGACGTGGCGATGATGACCCGGACGAGACCTCGGTCAATTACCGTCTTGAGCCTACGCGCCAACAGCGGTGGAAGCTGTCCGTGATGGACCGCGATTCCGTATTGAAGTAGCCGATACTCGACCGACTGCTCGGTAAAGTAGTCAGCCGCGCTGGCAAGGCACCTAGTCCAAGCCTCATCCGCCTCATCAATTGCGCAGTACACGGGCAGTTCCACGTCTCTCCACTCGTCCATGAGATCAGCGCAGGTCTTGGCGAACCCACTAATTTGCTGAGTGATGGAAATAAGCACCGCAGGGCGTAGTCCGTCGGGACGCTCTCTAGCTAGGTTGAGCGCTGCCCAAAGTGTCGGCCCCCTCATACGTAAATCAGGACCGCCTGCTAGCTTACTCCCGGGAACGGGGCTGAATGGTGCTGGAACGTACGGAGTCTCCTCATTGGCCCCATCATCAAAAAGCAGGCTTTGTCCGTCGATTAGATCGTAGTGTATGGAGAATGCAGCTCGCGTCGAGACTTCGAGCTTGCCAACCATCTGCCTTGTGCTTCGATGGCTAGACTTGACAGGAAGAGCGTCCGGGCCACCACCAAGCCACTTCGCTATCGCAGGACCGGCATGCGCCGCAACCGCCGATAGCGCAATAATCCTGAAGCCGTGAGTGTCTTGTGCCCGGAGTAAACGCATTCCCAACTGTTCTAGGCGAAGGGCTCGAGAATTGCCGCCAGCGAGCTCAGCGGCTCTTGTCGGGTCGAGTTCTACCATGTGCGCCTCGTCGATCACAACTAGCCGAACACGATCCAAGAAGAGAATGCCTAGGTAGCGAATTAGGGCGTCAGCCTTCTCGAAGGTACAAATTACTACAGCCGGGTCATCGGACTGTGTCCACGCATCAGTCGGCCCCCAGTCCACACCACCGTACAAACCAGTGACAACCACCGGTTTCGCATCTACGCCTTTGAGATCTTCCGATAACCGTTGCTCGACTTCGGCTGCTAAAGCGCGAGATGGGACTATATACAGCATCAGATTGCCTGGACCGATACCCGTGACCGAGGGCAGATCGTCCCGTTCTGTAAAAAGGCTTTGGACAATGCCAAGCGTGGCAATCGTAGTCTTGCCCGAGCCTGTAGGCGTACAGAGAACGAAAGACCCTTGCTCATTAAGTCGTTTAATACCCTTCGCCTGAGCGGGCCACACCAAGGCGCGCCTGTTCATAAAGGCTGCACGAGCGAACTGTACTAGCGCTTCACCGGCTCTCTCTGAAGTTCCAGTGCATAGATTTCTGACGTGAGGCCAGAGGCAGTTCTGCACGAATTTCCGAGCAGTGGCCGCGACTAGGCGCGCCAATAAAAAAGAGTAAGGGTCACGACTATGCAGAAATACGTGAGCGAGGCGCTCTAACTTCACTAGAGCGCGCTCAATGGATAGGGAATCACCTGTTCGCAGGTACGCGCAGACTGTGCCAATGCATTTCACGAAATGCTGCTCGGAAAGCCTGCTTAGCTCAAGATCGGCATCCTCATTCAAACTATCAGGCGATGGCGGATTAGCTACATGCTCGTTTTGCCAATAACGACCAACCGAATTCAGAGCACCTGGGAAGTCACCACGGAGGAAATCTCGCAGAATTTCGGAACCTTGCTCGCCGGGGGGCATTCTGCGCAGATGCCCAAGTGCCATCGCTGGTAGATCGGCCACTTGATATATTGCCGCGGCGATCAAGTGAAGGGGTGATCCTGGCGGTCTAATGCCCTCTTGTGAAAGCCACTCGACAATCTGAGCCGCTCGCTGCAGTGAAGCACGCCAGCTTGAGTTAGGAGCCTCTTCACGCTCAATGAGGCCACACTCAACTAGCAGCATCGCTTGATCAAGAAGTGAGTACACGTCAGCCTGCGAGAAGCTCGTCAAGCCCGGTCGAGACATATCAAGCCGCAACTGTTGACTGTAGAGCTT
This genomic window contains:
- a CDS encoding integrase domain-containing protein, with the protein product MGAQATRLSDVKVKAAKPKEKDYILTDGNGLQMRVRINGSKLWNFNYIQPVTKKRINMGLGTFPEVSLAQARKRTVEARELVAQGLDPKEKRDAERHAKKAATEHTFGNISAAWFELKKDSVTPAYAEDIWRSLTLHVFPDLATTPISAITAPKVISLLRPLETKGSLETVKRLTQRLNEIMTYGVNSGLLHANPLSGIRSVFKKPKKKNMAALAPDELKELMVAIANASIKRTTRCLIEWQLHTMTRPAEAATSRWADIDFEKKIWTIPAERMKKRRIHIIPLTQQALALLEAVKPYSGPREYVFPADREPRTHCNSQTANMALKRMGFEGRLVSHGMRSMASTILNEHGWDPELIEVALAHVDKDEVRSAYNRADYIERRRPMMNWWSEHIQEAATGSLSISAVQASRALKVVSIR
- a CDS encoding DEAD/DEAH box helicase, encoding MTDEVILSIVQRVRSEKAGAALLGIHAKLYSQQLRLDMSRPGLTSFSQADVYSLLDQAMLLVECGLIEREEAPNSSWRASLQRAAQIVEWLSQEGIRPPGSPLHLIAAAIYQVADLPAMALGHLRRMPPGEQGSEILRDFLRGDFPGALNSVGRYWQNEHVANPPSPDSLNEDADLELSRLSEQHFVKCIGTVCAYLRTGDSLSIERALVKLERLAHVFLHSRDPYSFLLARLVAATARKFVQNCLWPHVRNLCTGTSERAGEALVQFARAAFMNRRALVWPAQAKGIKRLNEQGSFVLCTPTGSGKTTIATLGIVQSLFTERDDLPSVTGIGPGNLMLYIVPSRALAAEVEQRLSEDLKGVDAKPVVVTGLYGGVDWGPTDAWTQSDDPAVVICTFEKADALIRYLGILFLDRVRLVVIDEAHMVELDPTRAAELAGGNSRALRLEQLGMRLLRAQDTHGFRIIALSAVAAHAGPAIAKWLGGGPDALPVKSSHRSTRQMVGKLEVSTRAAFSIHYDLIDGQSLLFDDGANEETPYVPAPFSPVPGSKLAGGPDLRMRGPTLWAALNLARERPDGLRPAVLISITQQISGFAKTCADLMDEWRDVELPVYCAIDEADEAWTRCLASAADYFTEQSVEYRLLQYGIAVHHGQLPPLLARRLKTVIDRGLVRVIIATSTLSEGVNIPVNTVLIPSLYRGTQRMSLQEFMNLIGRAGRPGVSTEGAALMILPDAESWSRQKRAYDELIGEMLDSSKAVTGANAEEVSANSPLQNLLDVLHDIWSRLDGDGTFDGWLARTALIENEDEDTPEELLELLDPLDAILISALEEAAQLKAAELEPAEIEGELARIWGYSYAAAASANEYILKQRWLTRGLAIGNLYPDAVQRRRIYKTSLPPRSATVLLKISDRLREFLQSGADYAQRSQKDQFDFIAEVLESLSAVPAFEIEPQLKKGVGWRVVLQWWLTPGTLLRKQLPPPDSITKWFKFTNNNFIYRSNWGLGGLISVLMEDTVDGKPVRALEIDDWPNSGLPWIAFWLKELLSWGTLDPVAAFLLARGNALNRQEAETDAKLYYKEASLIADGNDLLDPRKIRDWLKRRSGTKETAPTRVDVKIPVELECLANKFVVKHVAVSPLLSDGAVIWIDPAGYVVARSPKLEGWFDGSEHYYFELQVESATILGSAYQRHRLS